A part of Deltaproteobacteria bacterium genomic DNA contains:
- the rfbD gene encoding dTDP-4-dehydrorhamnose reductase, with protein MRRILVLGAQGMLGHDLLEAFGKGYEVIGLSKEELDITHKEVTRRVIMEIAPDVVINAAGYTDVDGCEKGMHKAFAINGEGAKNVAKGCWYSGTKLVHISTDYIFDGKKGSPYDEDDLPNPQNIYGESKLLGERYIERFLDDYLIIRTQWLYGRYGRNFVETILALAGERKRIEVVNDQVGSPTYTTDLSRTILTLLSKDLTGIFHVSNSGSCSWYEFALEILRLADIEGVEIIPISSGTLNRPAKRPIYSIFNCQKLQKEAGIEMRPWRQGLQDYFNHRKG; from the coding sequence ATGAGGAGGATCTTGGTTTTAGGGGCCCAAGGGATGCTCGGGCACGATCTGCTGGAGGCCTTCGGGAAGGGGTATGAGGTGATTGGATTGAGTAAGGAAGAGCTGGATATCACCCATAAGGAGGTAACTAGGAGGGTCATAATGGAGATCGCTCCTGACGTGGTTATTAATGCTGCTGGGTACACCGATGTAGATGGGTGTGAGAAGGGGATGCACAAGGCCTTTGCCATAAACGGGGAGGGGGCCAAGAACGTGGCCAAAGGGTGTTGGTATAGTGGGACCAAATTGGTCCATATCAGTACGGATTATATCTTTGATGGGAAGAAGGGGAGCCCGTATGATGAAGATGACCTTCCCAACCCTCAAAACATCTATGGGGAGAGCAAATTGTTGGGGGAGAGGTATATCGAAAGGTTTTTGGACGATTATCTCATCATCAGGACCCAATGGCTTTACGGGAGGTATGGTCGCAACTTTGTCGAGACCATCCTGGCGTTGGCCGGGGAGAGGAAGAGGATTGAGGTGGTAAACGATCAGGTGGGCTCCCCCACCTATACAACAGATCTTAGCAGGACTATTTTGACGCTCTTATCCAAGGACTTAACGGGTATCTTTCATGTCAGCAATAGCGGGTCTTGTTCTTGGTATGAGTTCGCGTTGGAGATATTGAGGTTGGCGGATATAGAGGGGGTGGAGATAATTCCCATATCCTCTGGTACATTGAATCGGCCTGCCAAGAGGCCGATCTATTCTATCTTCAATTGCCAAAAACTGCAAAAAGAGGCGGGGATCGAAATGAGGCCTTGGCGGCAGGGCTTGCAGGACTATTTTAATCACAGAAAGGGATAG
- a CDS encoding IclR family transcriptional regulator, with product MSTDDRQQKKPKPAYTPLVPAVQQGAQILICLANSPTPKMRLTDICNHVGIHKSKGYSILNTLKNFGFVAKDPTEKTYSLGPALLFLSGRVMDNLDYRKTAVPFLESLSKETKSTACFGLIVDEYVFVVAKHEADLGIRVTIRLGYRFPITYGAHGKAIVAFLPKVEREKILATEKLWFHGDVSRLNMERLRNEFVRCRQLGFAQDIGEMDPRFNAVAAPVFGLHGKLVASIFVVGVFAERLVKQYGYKVAECTRKVSYTFGVDVEQIYENLTKEGL from the coding sequence GTGAGTACAGATGATAGACAACAAAAGAAGCCCAAACCAGCGTATACTCCTCTGGTTCCAGCCGTGCAGCAGGGGGCACAAATCCTTATTTGCTTAGCTAATAGCCCAACGCCCAAAATGAGGCTGACGGACATCTGCAATCATGTAGGCATTCATAAGAGCAAGGGGTATTCAATTTTAAACACGTTAAAAAATTTTGGCTTTGTGGCAAAGGACCCTACGGAAAAAACATACTCTTTGGGACCTGCTTTACTTTTTCTATCAGGAAGAGTTATGGATAACCTAGATTATCGGAAAACGGCAGTTCCTTTCCTTGAATCCCTTTCCAAAGAAACGAAAAGTACGGCCTGCTTTGGATTAATTGTTGATGAATACGTATTTGTCGTCGCTAAACATGAAGCCGATCTTGGGATTAGAGTTACGATACGACTAGGGTATAGATTCCCCATCACATACGGAGCGCACGGGAAAGCCATAGTGGCATTCCTACCGAAAGTTGAACGGGAAAAGATCTTGGCGACAGAAAAGCTCTGGTTCCATGGTGATGTATCACGATTGAATATGGAGCGGTTGAGGAATGAGTTTGTCAGGTGTCGACAATTGGGTTTTGCCCAGGATATAGGCGAAATGGATCCTCGATTTAATGCCGTTGCAGCCCCGGTATTTGGTCTACATGGAAAATTGGTTGCATCTATATTTGTCGTTGGAGTCTTTGCGGAGCGTTTGGTCAAGCAATATGGTTACAAAGTAGCTGAGTGTACCAGAAAAGTTTCTTACACCTTCGGAGTGGATGTTGAGCAAATTTATGAGAACTTAACTAAGGAAGGGTTATAA
- a CDS encoding AMP-binding protein — protein sequence MEKEYMYWNPYLETLPREKLLKAELKNFRKYLQYAKDHSPMYRERYRDIEPGDIRTRDDLRLLPLIDKEDLRRAQVGTGLNIYGLTLGVDPEHVTTFRQTSGTTGIPVYVPESYESWQWRVEVWCHILWMAGFRETDRVFVPFGYNVYVAFWEGHYAAEKLGCEVVPGGALDTKGRINKMMEVKATALLNTPTYGLHMAEDAVNMGLDPKKIGIRRMQCAGEPMPQPTRKRLEELWGAEVYDHIGGTEPCAWAAMCQERTGLHIIEPFFLVEILDMETMSREVNEGELGVAVVTPLGRRSFPLVRFNTKDIVRRGRQGCPCGRTSMMIAEVVGRADELRKIRGVLFTPVSVEELLRAEFPEIREFEIIVEKKGVMDEVSLRVEPCEKMEKEAMKNLSVRIVERLKMKTNLRFNIIPVLTGELPRYTLKSKRFKDLRGT from the coding sequence ATGGAGAAAGAATACATGTATTGGAATCCTTATCTGGAGACTTTGCCCCGAGAAAAACTTTTAAAGGCGGAGTTGAAAAACTTCCGTAAGTACCTCCAGTATGCCAAAGATCATTCTCCAATGTATCGAGAAAGGTATAGAGACATTGAACCAGGAGATATAAGGACCAGAGATGATTTAAGGCTTCTGCCCTTGATCGATAAGGAAGATCTCCGGCGTGCACAGGTGGGAACCGGACTGAATATTTATGGGCTGACCTTAGGGGTTGACCCGGAGCATGTAACCACCTTCCGTCAGACATCAGGCACCACAGGAATACCTGTCTATGTGCCGGAAAGTTATGAAAGTTGGCAGTGGCGAGTGGAAGTCTGGTGTCACATCCTCTGGATGGCCGGCTTTCGAGAAACGGACAGAGTTTTTGTCCCCTTTGGCTACAATGTCTATGTTGCGTTCTGGGAGGGGCATTATGCTGCGGAGAAGTTGGGCTGCGAGGTTGTACCCGGCGGTGCCCTTGATACCAAGGGAAGGATCAACAAGATGATGGAAGTGAAAGCAACTGCCTTGTTGAACACTCCTACCTACGGTCTGCATATGGCTGAAGATGCTGTGAACATGGGACTGGATCCTAAAAAAATCGGCATAAGAAGGATGCAGTGTGCAGGAGAACCCATGCCCCAACCTACTCGTAAGAGGCTTGAGGAACTTTGGGGCGCAGAGGTCTACGATCACATCGGCGGAACCGAACCGTGCGCTTGGGCCGCTATGTGCCAGGAGAGGACGGGCCTCCACATTATAGAACCCTTTTTCCTGGTGGAGATCCTTGATATGGAGACAATGAGTAGAGAGGTAAATGAAGGGGAGTTGGGGGTAGCGGTAGTAACCCCACTCGGTAGGCGTTCTTTCCCCCTTGTAAGGTTTAATACTAAGGACATAGTCAGGAGGGGAAGGCAGGGATGCCCCTGCGGTAGGACTTCTATGATGATCGCTGAAGTGGTAGGAAGGGCTGATGAGTTGCGCAAAATCCGCGGTGTGCTCTTTACCCCGGTTTCAGTAGAGGAACTTCTGAGGGCGGAATTTCCTGAAATCAGAGAGTTTGAGATCATCGTAGAGAAAAAGGGCGTCATGGATGAGGTCAGCCTCAGGGTGGAGCCCTGTGAAAAGATGGAGAAAGAGGCTATGAAGAACCTTTCCGTGAGGATCGTCGAGCGACTTAAGATGAAGACCAATCTGAGATTCAATATCATCCCTGTGCTAACGGGAGAGCTACCCCGCTATACGTTGAAATCAAAGAGATTTAAAGACCTAAGGGGGACTTAG